In one window of Methanoregula sp. DNA:
- the argC gene encoding N-acetyl-gamma-glutamyl-phosphate reductase, which translates to MKIAIIGASGYAGGELVRLLVQHSTAKVTCVTSRKLAGTPLDQVHPHLKGFTSLKFENPDMDSIDADVAFLAVPHTAAMTHTGKLLERGIKVVDLSADYRLPKDIYEKVYGVAHSDYFPAPYGIPELHRKECINAKFVANPGCFPTGATLAAAPLAKYAHTVIFDSKTGVSGAGDNPSATTHYPNVGDNVGPYKWTSHRHLAEMKQELSGLGSKANVYFTPHLVPVNRGILTTAHILLKEPLGQKEVEKLYQDFYKDEYFVRYQKPSLAAVRGSNFCDLMVESEGMRVVAVSAIDNLVKGASGQAIQNMNLMCGLSEQDGLVSAGMLP; encoded by the coding sequence ATGAAAATTGCGATTATCGGGGCCTCCGGCTATGCCGGTGGTGAACTGGTTCGCCTGCTCGTTCAGCACTCAACGGCAAAAGTCACGTGTGTCACGTCACGCAAACTGGCAGGAACCCCCCTTGATCAGGTCCATCCTCACCTGAAAGGGTTTACCAGCCTCAAATTCGAAAATCCCGACATGGATTCCATCGATGCCGATGTGGCATTTCTTGCAGTTCCCCATACGGCGGCGATGACCCATACCGGCAAACTGCTGGAACGGGGAATCAAAGTCGTCGATCTCAGCGCAGATTACCGGCTGCCAAAAGACATCTACGAGAAGGTGTATGGCGTTGCACATTCCGATTATTTCCCTGCCCCCTACGGTATTCCGGAGCTTCACCGCAAGGAGTGCATCAATGCAAAGTTTGTCGCAAATCCCGGCTGTTTCCCCACGGGAGCGACCCTTGCAGCAGCCCCCCTTGCAAAATATGCCCATACGGTCATCTTTGACTCCAAGACCGGCGTGAGCGGTGCGGGCGACAATCCGTCTGCCACCACCCACTATCCGAACGTCGGGGACAATGTCGGACCCTACAAATGGACGAGCCACCGCCATCTTGCCGAGATGAAACAGGAACTCTCCGGTCTGGGTTCAAAAGCAAACGTCTACTTTACTCCCCATCTTGTACCGGTGAACCGCGGTATCCTTACCACCGCCCATATCCTGCTCAAAGAACCCCTTGGACAGAAAGAAGTAGAGAAACTCTACCAGGATTTCTATAAAGATGAATATTTTGTCCGGTACCAGAAACCCTCGCTTGCTGCAGTCCGGGGCAGCAACTTCTGCGACCTGATGGTGGAGAGCGAAGGAATGCGTGTCGTTGCAGTCTCTGCAATCGATAATCTGGTAAAAGGCGCAAGCGGGCAGGCGATCCAGAACATGAACCTGATGTGCGGGCTTTCCGAACAGGACGGGCTCGTCAGCGCAGGGATGCTCCCCTAG
- the argB gene encoding acetylglutamate kinase — MKREDVLMEALPYIQQFHGKTIVIKLGGHAMVDPVVLENAIRDAVLLHYVGIRVVLVHGGGPEISEKMKAMGKESVFVGGLRVTDPETLEIAQMVLVGKINKGIVSLIAKCGARGVGLSGSDGNQIIARKMDLQKIEVEGVQKEVDLGHVGEIEWIDPALLNTLLDTSYIPVVAPIAIDRLGASLNINADTAAGDIAIALKAYKLVNMTDVDGVMDAKRTMVYRKLTINEATAMQKSGAIGEGMIPKVGSVIKAVENGVKYAHIINGNIEHNLILELFTRDGVGTMISLK; from the coding sequence ATGAAACGCGAAGACGTGCTCATGGAAGCCCTGCCGTACATCCAGCAGTTCCACGGCAAGACCATCGTGATCAAGCTCGGCGGCCACGCAATGGTGGACCCGGTAGTGCTGGAGAACGCAATCCGCGATGCCGTGCTCCTGCACTACGTGGGGATCCGCGTGGTCCTCGTACATGGCGGTGGCCCGGAGATATCCGAGAAGATGAAGGCGATGGGAAAGGAATCCGTCTTTGTCGGGGGTCTCCGGGTGACCGACCCGGAAACCCTTGAGATTGCCCAGATGGTGCTCGTAGGCAAGATCAACAAAGGGATCGTCTCGCTGATTGCGAAATGCGGTGCCCGGGGTGTCGGGCTCTCTGGTAGCGACGGCAACCAGATTATCGCAAGGAAGATGGATCTCCAGAAGATCGAAGTTGAAGGTGTCCAGAAAGAAGTGGATCTCGGGCATGTTGGCGAGATCGAATGGATTGACCCGGCACTCCTGAATACACTGCTCGATACCAGCTACATCCCGGTTGTAGCCCCGATAGCGATTGACCGGTTGGGTGCGAGCCTGAATATCAACGCTGACACGGCAGCGGGCGATATTGCCATTGCCCTCAAGGCCTACAAACTCGTGAATATGACGGATGTTGACGGTGTCATGGATGCAAAACGGACAATGGTATACCGGAAACTGACCATCAATGAAGCAACTGCCATGCAGAAGTCCGGGGCGATTGGTGAAGGCATGATCCCAAAAGTGGGCTCGGTGATCAAGGCAGTAGAAAATGGCGTGAAATATGCCCACATCATCAATGGTAATATCGAGCACAATCTCATCCTCGAACTCTTCACCAGAGACGGTGTGGGGACAATGATCTCATTAAAATGA
- a CDS encoding carboxymuconolactone decarboxylase family protein, translated as MAAKKATVKKVPAKKPVAKKGSEKELKTLEKKIGKVPKFFRELTTKEPEMFNLVMRFEQYIWDDGKISGKTKKLIAIAIAAAMRDQHAVRAQLAGAKNLGVTKGEVEEALRVTFLLSGMPAYVYGKAQLDEVMP; from the coding sequence ATGGCAGCGAAAAAGGCGACCGTAAAAAAAGTGCCGGCAAAAAAGCCGGTAGCTAAGAAAGGATCGGAAAAAGAACTCAAAACCCTTGAGAAGAAGATCGGAAAAGTGCCGAAATTTTTCAGGGAGCTGACCACCAAGGAACCCGAGATGTTCAACCTCGTTATGAGATTCGAGCAGTACATCTGGGATGATGGAAAGATCTCGGGTAAGACCAAAAAACTGATCGCAATTGCGATTGCAGCTGCCATGCGGGACCAGCATGCTGTCCGGGCTCAGCTGGCAGGAGCAAAGAATCTTGGGGTTACTAAAGGAGAAGTAGAAGAGGCGCTCCGTGTGACATTCCTGCTTTCCGGTATGCCCGCATATGTCTACGGCAAAGCCCAGCTTGATGAGGTAATGCCGTAA
- the radC gene encoding DNA repair protein RadC has product MRKMKDVPERDRPREKIAKKGVASLSEQELIESILGRGTQGKDVREIAKEICGLLKDHRGSIQYNDLLKVIGIGPSKASQLMACFELGKRYCAPSDSCIKVTKPQDILPLPLITEIRDKRQEHFICITLNGAGEVLSGRIITVGLLNHSLVHPREVYADAITDRAASVICVHNHPSGSLEPSPQDIAITTQLREAGLLLGIQLIDHIIVTKTGYRSMKERGLL; this is encoded by the coding sequence ATGAGGAAGATGAAAGATGTTCCTGAACGGGACAGGCCACGTGAGAAGATTGCCAAGAAAGGGGTAGCATCACTCTCAGAGCAGGAACTGATCGAATCAATCCTTGGCAGGGGCACACAGGGTAAGGATGTCCGTGAGATTGCTAAGGAGATCTGCGGGCTCTTAAAGGACCATCGGGGCTCAATCCAATATAATGATCTTCTCAAGGTTATAGGAATCGGCCCTTCCAAGGCTTCGCAGCTCATGGCATGCTTTGAGCTGGGAAAGCGCTACTGTGCACCCTCTGATAGCTGTATCAAAGTGACGAAACCGCAGGACATCCTCCCGCTACCGCTTATTACGGAAATACGGGACAAACGGCAGGAGCATTTTATCTGCATTACCCTCAATGGCGCCGGAGAGGTGCTTTCCGGCAGGATCATAACAGTAGGGTTGCTCAACCACAGCCTTGTCCATCCCCGTGAAGTCTATGCGGATGCGATAACTGACCGGGCTGCATCGGTGATCTGCGTTCACAATCATCCATCAGGTTCCCTTGAACCCAGTCCGCAGGATATCGCAATTACCACACAGCTCAGGGAGGCTGGACTGCTGCTGGGCATCCAGCTGATCGACCATATCATTGTGACAAAGACCGGTTATCGGAGCATGAAAGAACGGGGACTGCTCTAG
- a CDS encoding flavodoxin family protein, with product MPIKVLAFAGSPRRHGNSETLLDWVLGGMIADPDVVIEKVALTDANINPCRGCNACEKLNACVQRDGMDMYHDKIIAADIILLSSPIYCMGIASQPKALIDRAQVFRSRKYVLKLPIVPPERKGKRLGGFLASAGQNWDYVFDAAIPSVKCFFHVIDIKDADISYLMINGVDEKGAIEKHPAARTDAEKLGKTMLAEIKKRLAA from the coding sequence ATGCCGATCAAAGTCCTCGCCTTTGCCGGAAGTCCACGGAGACATGGTAATTCCGAGACACTGCTGGACTGGGTGCTGGGCGGGATGATCGCTGACCCGGATGTTGTCATCGAGAAAGTCGCCCTGACCGATGCCAACATCAATCCCTGCCGGGGGTGCAATGCCTGCGAGAAACTCAATGCCTGCGTGCAGCGCGATGGCATGGATATGTATCATGACAAGATCATCGCTGCTGACATCATCCTGCTCTCCTCTCCGATCTACTGCATGGGTATTGCCTCGCAGCCAAAAGCCCTGATCGACCGGGCGCAGGTTTTCCGTTCAAGAAAATATGTACTTAAGCTCCCCATTGTTCCCCCGGAACGCAAGGGTAAGAGGCTTGGGGGATTTCTCGCTTCTGCCGGGCAAAACTGGGACTATGTCTTTGACGCTGCAATCCCGTCAGTGAAATGTTTCTTCCATGTCATTGACATCAAGGATGCTGACATCTCCTACCTGATGATCAATGGAGTCGATGAAAAAGGGGCGATCGAGAAACACCCTGCCGCCCGGACTGATGCCGAGAAACTCGGGAAGACCATGCTTGCCGAGATCAAAAAACGGCTTGCGGCGTGA
- a CDS encoding chorismate mutase, whose product MSLETVRAEITKTDKEIIRLIAHRQDLAIKIARIKIHAGIPVHDEHRASEVLNTVFDQAVEAKIDPVAVQKIFEQLIAMSEERQHECSGDGNLP is encoded by the coding sequence ATGTCCCTGGAGACCGTACGGGCAGAGATCACCAAGACTGACAAAGAGATTATCCGGCTCATTGCACACCGACAGGATCTTGCAATAAAGATTGCCAGAATCAAGATCCATGCGGGAATTCCTGTTCACGATGAGCACCGGGCTTCCGAAGTCCTGAACACGGTTTTTGATCAGGCGGTTGAAGCTAAAATCGATCCTGTCGCCGTCCAGAAAATATTCGAGCAGCTCATTGCGATGAGCGAGGAGCGCCAGCACGAATGTTCCGGGGACGGGAATCTTCCCTGA
- the argJ gene encoding bifunctional glutamate N-acetyltransferase/amino-acid acetyltransferase ArgJ, producing the protein MTLRSICAVKGVTAYGMKEGKFGLALIRASGTAAGVFTENLVKAAPIELMRKQIKKGTMEAVIANSGCANAYTGKRGYEDAVAMTEFAGTALGVDAKQIGIASTGVIGRYLDLPLIERQCKLIAPKLDRTFEAETLAAQAIMTTDLYPKHALVEKESFCIGGITKGSGMIAPNMGTMLAFIYTDAEIGAKPLSEALKMATKRTFNRVVVDGDMSTNDIALCTATGAAGKVHAKEFSAALEECCRSLAMQIAADGEGASKLLEVTVTGAPKEDDAAKVARTVIESPLVKTAVYGEDPNWGRVVAAAGRAGVKFDPNAVSLWISDGNVKYPLVKSGEIIADLKNAKMAMHGKKVIFILDLAAGKAEATAWGCDLTEKYVEINGRYTT; encoded by the coding sequence ATGACATTACGGAGTATCTGTGCAGTCAAGGGAGTCACTGCGTATGGCATGAAAGAAGGAAAGTTCGGTCTGGCCCTTATCCGTGCAAGTGGCACTGCCGCCGGGGTTTTTACCGAAAACCTTGTCAAAGCAGCACCGATAGAACTCATGCGCAAGCAGATAAAGAAAGGCACAATGGAAGCGGTTATCGCAAACAGTGGCTGTGCCAATGCTTATACCGGGAAGCGCGGGTATGAGGATGCAGTTGCAATGACCGAGTTTGCTGGCACTGCACTCGGGGTCGACGCGAAACAGATCGGGATTGCCAGCACAGGGGTCATCGGGCGCTATCTCGATCTCCCGCTCATTGAGCGCCAGTGCAAATTGATTGCCCCGAAACTTGATCGCACATTCGAGGCAGAAACCCTTGCTGCACAGGCAATCATGACAACCGATCTCTACCCCAAGCATGCACTGGTGGAGAAAGAGTCGTTCTGTATCGGCGGTATAACGAAAGGAAGCGGCATGATCGCCCCCAACATGGGTACGATGCTCGCATTCATTTACACCGATGCCGAGATCGGCGCAAAACCGCTTTCCGAAGCCCTGAAAATGGCAACAAAGAGGACATTCAACCGCGTAGTTGTCGATGGTGACATGAGCACCAACGACATTGCGCTCTGCACGGCAACAGGAGCTGCCGGCAAAGTGCATGCAAAGGAGTTCTCCGCTGCACTCGAGGAGTGCTGCCGCTCCCTTGCTATGCAGATTGCCGCTGATGGCGAAGGGGCGTCGAAGCTGCTTGAAGTGACCGTCACGGGTGCACCGAAAGAGGATGATGCAGCAAAGGTTGCCCGCACCGTGATCGAATCCCCGCTTGTCAAGACTGCGGTATACGGCGAGGATCCCAACTGGGGCCGTGTGGTTGCGGCAGCAGGCCGGGCGGGTGTGAAGTTCGATCCCAACGCCGTCTCACTCTGGATCAGCGATGGCAATGTGAAGTACCCTCTCGTTAAATCCGGTGAAATCATCGCCGATCTCAAGAATGCGAAGATGGCCATGCACGGAAAAAAGGTGATCTTTATCCTCGATCTTGCCGCAGGAAAGGCAGAAGCGACTGCCTGGGGTTGTGACCTGACAGAGAAGTATGTCGAGATCAATGGGAGGTACACCACATGA
- a CDS encoding desulfoferrodoxin FeS4 iron-binding domain-containing protein: MVNVSKEGQIFKCEICGNVVEVKEAGGGELVCCGEPMQLEE, encoded by the coding sequence ATGGTGAACGTCTCAAAAGAGGGGCAGATCTTTAAGTGTGAGATCTGCGGCAATGTTGTTGAGGTCAAAGAGGCCGGCGGTGGCGAACTGGTCTGCTGCGGCGAACCCATGCAGCTGGAGGAGTGA
- a CDS encoding flavodoxin family protein, whose translation MTVSVLGISGSPHRRGNTETLLDSFLDGARAAGALVEKVVLKDLDYAPCRGCNACHKTGDCVVKDDAILLFEKILASDCIAVASPIYTMGITAELKGLIDRGQYLWARKFILKTLYFPDEHIKRHKGLFISTAGQNWDHVFDGAFPAITAIFNGTGFEYYDNIIANNMDEFKGIKNHPTALKEAFEKGQKVVGVIEKLKTE comes from the coding sequence ATGACCGTCAGCGTCCTCGGCATATCCGGAAGTCCGCACCGACGTGGAAATACGGAAACGCTGCTCGATAGTTTTCTCGATGGGGCACGTGCTGCCGGTGCCTTGGTTGAGAAAGTGGTGCTCAAGGATCTGGATTACGCCCCATGCCGGGGCTGTAATGCATGTCATAAAACCGGCGACTGCGTTGTGAAAGATGATGCAATCCTTCTCTTTGAAAAAATACTGGCATCGGACTGTATCGCCGTGGCATCTCCCATTTATACGATGGGAATCACTGCCGAACTCAAAGGGCTGATTGACCGGGGACAGTATCTCTGGGCCCGGAAATTCATCTTAAAAACACTCTATTTCCCCGATGAACATATAAAACGGCATAAAGGTCTCTTCATCTCCACGGCCGGGCAGAACTGGGACCATGTCTTTGACGGGGCATTTCCTGCGATAACAGCCATATTCAACGGTACCGGGTTCGAATACTACGATAATATCATCGCCAATAATATGGATGAATTCAAGGGGATCAAGAACCACCCGACTGCACTTAAGGAAGCGTTTGAGAAAGGGCAGAAAGTAGTTGGGGTTATTGAAAAATTAAAAACGGAATGA
- a CDS encoding peroxiredoxin: MEEDTCIAFPVLGEPAPDFEAETTQGPVKLSSLKGKWVVLFSHPADFTPVCTTEFLAFTQIYDELQSLNVQLIGLSVDSISAHLAWVHAIKEKMGVTIPFPIIADLTMKVAKKYGMIHPGQSSTAAVRCVFFIDDKGIMRAMIYYPLQNGRFMPEIIRLIKALQTTDKFKVSTPANWQPGDKVVVPPPKTTAEMDKRMSEGYECKDWYLCFKKV; the protein is encoded by the coding sequence ATGGAAGAAGATACCTGTATCGCGTTTCCCGTTCTCGGTGAACCGGCGCCGGATTTCGAGGCAGAGACCACCCAGGGGCCTGTCAAGCTCTCATCCCTGAAAGGGAAATGGGTGGTTCTCTTTTCACATCCGGCGGACTTCACTCCGGTGTGCACCACGGAATTTTTGGCTTTTACGCAGATTTATGACGAGTTGCAGTCACTGAATGTCCAGCTGATCGGCCTGTCCGTTGACAGCATATCAGCACATCTAGCATGGGTGCATGCGATCAAGGAGAAGATGGGAGTAACCATCCCGTTCCCAATCATTGCTGACCTCACCATGAAGGTTGCAAAAAAGTACGGCATGATCCACCCGGGACAGTCATCGACTGCTGCGGTCCGTTGCGTCTTTTTCATCGATGACAAGGGAATCATGCGGGCGATGATCTACTACCCGCTCCAGAACGGGCGGTTCATGCCCGAGATCATACGACTGATCAAGGCACTCCAGACCACGGACAAGTTTAAAGTCTCCACACCTGCGAACTGGCAGCCGGGCGACAAAGTGGTTGTGCCTCCGCCAAAGACAACGGCAGAGATGGACAAGCGTATGAGCGAAGGATACGAGTGCAAAGACTGGTATCTTTGCTTCAAGAAAGTGTGA
- a CDS encoding cytochrome c biogenesis protein CcdA, with amino-acid sequence MEKTQKFFLIVLAAIIVSAGFFLAAPSFNPLKTATPPPSTVHTSDPVTAFYFYGDGCSHCEKVKPLLAALQTKYPELNLTRLEIYNHFENLQKFTEMSGKYGIARPGVPAIFIGNTSLSGDVEITNRFESEILIEKQRLASCNITAQPVIPEEDPSCTQESPLSLPLVVFAAIVDSANPCGLSVLVFLLIPMAAAGSRRRILLVGGAYITAMFLFHLLVGIGLFSVISFSGFSRVFAIIGGAVALLLGIITIADVLRNKETFILSIPESQKGMLGNYIRIASLPAAFILGILAGILGFSCTGGIYISILGLMGREMTVMAGLPWLVLYNLVYVLPLILITLLVAYGISPERADSMRAKYKRTIRMIIGVILVALGAVILLGWMG; translated from the coding sequence ATGGAAAAAACACAAAAGTTTTTCCTGATCGTGCTGGCAGCCATCATCGTCAGCGCCGGGTTTTTTCTTGCTGCCCCTTCTTTCAATCCCCTTAAGACAGCAACCCCCCCTCCCTCAACAGTCCATACATCTGATCCTGTAACCGCATTCTATTTTTACGGTGACGGTTGCAGCCACTGTGAAAAGGTTAAACCCCTTCTCGCGGCTCTTCAGACAAAATATCCTGAACTCAACCTCACCCGGCTTGAGATCTATAACCATTTTGAAAACCTTCAGAAGTTCACGGAAATGAGCGGCAAGTACGGTATTGCCCGTCCCGGAGTCCCCGCAATCTTTATTGGAAACACCTCATTGTCCGGTGATGTCGAGATCACAAACCGGTTTGAATCTGAGATCCTTATCGAGAAACAGCGGCTCGCGTCCTGTAACATTACTGCCCAACCCGTAATACCGGAAGAGGATCCCAGCTGCACGCAGGAATCCCCGCTCAGTCTGCCGCTGGTTGTCTTTGCAGCTATCGTTGACAGTGCCAATCCCTGCGGCTTGTCCGTCCTGGTCTTCCTGTTGATCCCGATGGCTGCTGCCGGGAGCAGGAGGCGCATCCTGCTTGTCGGTGGTGCCTACATCACCGCGATGTTCCTGTTTCATCTTCTGGTGGGAATCGGGCTTTTCTCGGTGATCTCCTTCTCCGGGTTCTCACGGGTGTTTGCCATTATCGGGGGGGCCGTTGCTCTTCTTCTGGGGATTATAACGATCGCCGATGTGCTCCGGAACAAGGAGACCTTTATCCTGTCCATACCGGAATCGCAAAAAGGCATGCTCGGGAACTATATCCGCATCGCGTCGCTTCCTGCAGCATTTATCCTGGGGATCCTTGCCGGCATCCTCGGCTTTTCCTGTACCGGGGGCATCTATATCAGCATCCTCGGTCTCATGGGAAGGGAGATGACGGTGATGGCCGGGTTACCATGGCTTGTACTGTACAACCTTGTCTATGTCCTCCCCCTTATCCTGATTACCCTTCTCGTTGCGTATGGCATATCCCCTGAACGGGCTGACAGCATGAGAGCGAAGTACAAGAGGACGATCAGGATGATTATCGGTGTGATACTGGTTGCGCTTGGGGCTGTCATCCTTCTCGGGTGGATGGGGTAA
- a CDS encoding peptidase M50: MLERISRREEFDLFIAWIAISLSFAIIKIAPYGITGPVRSIDPVAALVFLGIALLTAGIGFIFHEMAHKFTAIKFGYWAEFRKDNTMLLFAVLLAALVGFVFAAPGATVIYSNSGSGQGLTKRENGIISASGPVVNLLLCIPFAALALFGGHAIGGLLTYIGIFGIQINAMIAAFNMLPISVLDGRKVMAWNIPIFALLIIASFGTLIGSFYLL, encoded by the coding sequence ATGCTCGAACGTATTTCCCGCAGGGAAGAGTTTGATCTTTTTATTGCGTGGATAGCGATATCCCTCTCGTTTGCGATTATCAAGATCGCACCCTATGGTATAACTGGCCCTGTCAGGTCAATAGATCCTGTTGCTGCACTGGTTTTTTTAGGCATCGCCCTCCTGACAGCCGGTATCGGTTTTATCTTTCATGAGATGGCCCACAAGTTTACCGCAATAAAATTCGGGTACTGGGCGGAATTCCGGAAAGACAATACCATGCTGCTGTTCGCGGTGCTCCTTGCAGCCCTAGTCGGTTTTGTCTTTGCTGCCCCGGGCGCAACGGTCATTTACAGCAATTCAGGGAGCGGGCAGGGTTTAACCAAGCGGGAGAACGGTATTATTTCAGCATCCGGACCGGTTGTTAACCTCCTGCTCTGCATCCCCTTTGCCGCACTAGCACTCTTCGGAGGCCATGCGATCGGTGGCCTGCTTACCTATATCGGTATCTTCGGCATCCAGATCAACGCGATGATAGCAGCGTTCAATATGCTTCCCATCAGCGTTCTTGACGGACGGAAAGTCATGGCATGGAATATCCCGATCTTTGCCCTGTTAATAATTGCCTCGTTCGGGACACTCATAGGATCATTCTATCTTCTCTGA
- a CDS encoding flavodoxin family protein, protein MGKKVIGLLGSPLSDGNTAQLLDRALKGAEAAGCTVEKIEVASLDFQACMEMMFCKDHETCIIDDDMQQLYPKFRDMDSLIIATPVMTMGIPGKLKSLMDRFQVFFMAKYMRKKSFIAKEKRAGRQGLFICISGMKIPEVFIGAKLTVQAFFDIIDCQYADELLISDMDTIRDVKEHPDLLDAAYQKGFALGKLLSA, encoded by the coding sequence ATGGGAAAAAAGGTCATCGGCCTTCTGGGGAGTCCCCTGTCTGACGGCAACACCGCACAACTGCTTGACCGTGCGCTCAAGGGCGCTGAGGCTGCCGGCTGCACGGTTGAAAAAATTGAAGTAGCCAGTCTCGATTTCCAGGCATGCATGGAGATGATGTTCTGCAAAGACCATGAGACCTGTATCATAGACGATGACATGCAGCAGCTGTACCCGAAGTTCAGGGATATGGACAGCCTCATTATTGCCACACCGGTTATGACCATGGGAATTCCCGGAAAATTAAAATCGCTGATGGACCGGTTCCAGGTTTTTTTCATGGCCAAGTACATGCGGAAAAAGTCATTCATTGCAAAGGAAAAAAGAGCAGGGCGCCAGGGGCTCTTCATCTGTATATCGGGCATGAAGATCCCGGAGGTTTTTATCGGTGCCAAACTGACCGTTCAGGCATTCTTTGACATCATCGACTGCCAGTACGCGGATGAGCTTTTAATCAGCGACATGGATACGATCCGCGATGTGAAAGAACACCCTGACCTGCTGGATGCTGCCTATCAGAAGGGGTTTGCTCTCGGAAAATTGCTTTCGGCGTAA
- a CDS encoding CBS domain-containing protein: MLVKDAMTKNPVVCTAETPLRDAVGLFRKHHIGGLPVMEGGELVGMLTESDLISLLESERISDDLWLPSPFEIIEIPIREYVNWEKTKHALRNIGDMPAKKVMTHHVITATEDMDVEAAASLMLREGVTRLPVMQGKKLTGILTRADIINAVGASYPESNGTGA, translated from the coding sequence ATGCTGGTAAAAGACGCAATGACGAAAAACCCGGTGGTATGCACTGCCGAAACCCCCCTCCGTGATGCGGTTGGTCTGTTCCGGAAGCATCATATCGGTGGCCTGCCGGTGATGGAAGGCGGGGAACTTGTCGGTATGCTTACCGAGTCGGATCTCATCTCGCTCCTTGAATCCGAACGGATCTCTGATGATCTCTGGCTGCCGTCGCCTTTTGAGATCATCGAGATTCCTATACGCGAGTATGTGAACTGGGAAAAGACCAAACATGCCCTGCGCAATATCGGGGATATGCCGGCAAAGAAGGTGATGACTCACCATGTGATCACCGCTACTGAGGATATGGATGTTGAAGCTGCAGCATCCTTAATGCTCAGGGAAGGTGTTACCCGCCTGCCGGTGATGCAGGGGAAAAAACTGACCGGTATTCTTACCCGGGCAGATATTATTAATGCAGTCGGTGCATCCTATCCGGAATCAAATGGTACGGGTGCCTAA
- a CDS encoding ADP-ribosylglycohydrolase family protein, which yields MLDKFKGCLLGAAIGDALGMPNESGAPNLNKMKYGYRRPYKGHPNEGLNPGQYTDDTQMMILVATLLADGKFNEERYVTALRELYARGNLRFPDGSVSTVCEQSVKENVPQKGVKSTTSGCLPIAIPFALAFPDMNEGCERSVRACNVTHSHPATHAAVSTFVTLIYHALHDSPDPVGKALHKAQAEDELLGGKIRNALVLEKEGMETETALLKIGNDVSVFQTLPIAFFLISRYSHPPDLLTVAANTGGNTDTIACICGAYLGAAKGIGALPADLLEGLEDRQRIELLGQRLYSVYSRKLDKV from the coding sequence ATGCTCGACAAATTCAAGGGGTGCCTGCTGGGTGCAGCGATTGGCGATGCGCTGGGTATGCCCAACGAGAGCGGTGCTCCTAACCTGAACAAGATGAAGTATGGGTACCGCCGCCCCTACAAAGGCCATCCCAACGAAGGCCTGAATCCTGGACAATATACTGATGATACCCAGATGATGATCCTGGTTGCAACCCTTCTTGCTGACGGAAAATTCAATGAGGAGCGGTATGTGACCGCTCTGCGTGAACTCTATGCGAGAGGAAACCTCCGCTTTCCCGACGGGTCTGTTTCCACGGTGTGTGAACAATCGGTAAAAGAGAATGTTCCCCAGAAAGGGGTGAAATCCACCACCTCCGGCTGCCTCCCGATTGCGATCCCGTTCGCCTTGGCATTTCCTGATATGAATGAAGGATGTGAACGATCAGTCCGGGCGTGTAATGTCACTCATTCCCACCCGGCAACCCATGCAGCAGTCTCAACCTTTGTCACCCTCATCTATCATGCTCTCCACGACAGCCCCGATCCTGTTGGAAAAGCTCTGCATAAGGCACAGGCGGAAGACGAATTGCTTGGGGGAAAGATCAGGAATGCACTTGTATTAGAGAAAGAGGGAATGGAAACCGAGACAGCTCTACTCAAAATCGGTAATGATGTATCGGTATTCCAGACATTGCCAATAGCGTTTTTCTTGATCAGCAGGTATTCTCACCCGCCGGATCTGCTCACGGTTGCGGCCAACACCGGGGGAAATACCGATACCATCGCGTGTATCTGTGGCGCATATCTCGGTGCAGCAAAAGGGATCGGAGCACTTCCCGCAGATCTGCTCGAAGGACTTGAAGACCGCCAGCGGATAGAACTGCTCGGTCAGCGGCTGTATAGTGTGTATTCCCGCAAACTGGATAAGGTGTAA